Genomic segment of Corynebacterium appendicis CIP 107643:
CTGCCGGCCGCGGAATCGGCGTCGAACCCATCGGCGCCCCCAGTCACTGGGAAGGCGATCTGGAACCCAACATTCGATGCCAAGGTCAGGGGGGAGCGGGTGGTGAGGTAGGAGGAATACCATTCGTCGTTAAGCCAATTGGTGCCCGCTGCTTCGCGCTGGGACGCGCGCACGCGCAGTTGCTCGTCGAGGCGTGGACCGGCTCCTGTGCGGAAGCTTTCGACGACCCCGCGGGCGTGCACCAGTTCGCTGCCGTCGAGGACCGCTTCGAGGGCGTGGCTGTACGCGTCGAGCGTGCCGTCGAGCGGCGGGACGGGCAACGGTTTGAGATCCGTCGTTGCGGGGTGGGGAGTGGGGTGTGCCACGGCGTTGTCCTCCTGTTTTCGCCTGCGGATAGACACACCCCACATTACCCACGGGGCCTAGTGGCTATAGCGACGGGATATTCGCCAGCAAGCTGCGCGTGTAGTCGTGCTGAGGGTTGTCGAGAACGTCGTCGACAGGCCCGTCATCCACGATGACGCCCTTGTTGAGCACGGCGACGCGCGTGGCGATGTGCCGGGCGAGAGCGATGTTGTGCGTGACGAACAGCAGTGACAGGCCACGCTCGTAGCGGAGCTCGGCGAGCAGTTGCAGGATCGACGCCTGGACGGACACGTCGAGGGCCGAGGTGATCTCGTCGCACACGAGTACCGACGGCGCGTTGACGAGCGCGCGGCCGATCGCGGCGCGTTGGCGCTCACCGCCGGACAGGTCGCCGGGGCGGCGGTCGTAGAAGCTGCGGTCGAGCTGCACGGCTTCGAGGGTCTCTTCGACGATGGCGCGTTGCTCGTCGCGGGACAGCTCGCCTGCCATGACGAGTGGAACGCTCATTGATTCGCCGATGGTGCGCCTCGGGTTCAGCGATGAGAACGGCGACTGGAAGATGTACTGCACGTCCTTGCGGTGTTCGAGTGTGCGGTCGCGGCTGGAGTGCGCGAGTTCTTTGCCGCGCAGCAGCACGTCGCCGGTGTAGCCGGGGTTGAGGCCGGCGATCGAGCGGGCGAGGGTGGTCTTGCCGGAGCCGGATTCGCCGAGCAACAGCGTGGATTCGCCAGCTTCGATGGCGAGGTTAATGCCGTGCAGGACCTTGTTGTCGCCGTACGCCATTTCGAGGTCGCGGACTTGCAGCAGCGGCGTTTCAGCGGACGCCGCAGGGTCGCCGTGAACCTCGGCCCAGGAGCTGGTCCATAGTGACAGCCTGCGAGGGGAGCGGGCCAATGTGTCTTGAGCGCAGTCACTCAACGCGTATTGAAGTGCGTCTCCGAACCATCATCGATGGGATGGTGAAGATGATGGTCCGTTCGCCAGGCGGGCAGGACCGGGAATTGGGGTCCGCCTTCAGGTCGCGCGGGCCTGAACTCAATGGCGCATGTCTCAATCGGTGATTGAGTCTGAACTGAACACTGGTTGGCCGTTCGAGGCGGTCAACCCGCCGTCGACCGGGAGGTTGACGCCTGTGATGAAGCGAGCATCGTCGCTGGCGAGGAAGGCGATAGCGTTCGCGACTTCCTCGGGTTCACCGGCCCGCCTCAGTGGGATGCGCTCGGTGAACCGTTCGACGAGGGCGGGACTGTCGGTGATGTACTGGGTGAGCTCGGTGCGCACGTAAGTTGGGCACACCGCGTTAACTCGGACTCCGTGTGCACCTTCGTCCAGGGCCAGTGCCCGGGTGAGGTTGGAGACGGCGCCCTTCGTGACGCTGTAGATGCTCATACCCCAGTCCCCACCGATGCCAGCAACAGAGGAGACGTTGACGATCGCTCCTTGCGTCTGGCGCAGGTGCGGCAGGACGTCGCGGCACAGGTGGATGACGGCTTCGGTGTTGATAGCGAACGCTTCTCGCCAGTCGTCCCAGAAGGATTCGTCGAGGATGCTGCCTTCCCACGCGACTCCGGCGTTGTTGACGAGCCCGTCGATCTGCCCGAACGCGTCATCCGCCTGCTTGATGAGATCCGTACAGGTTTCGGGGGCGCTCAGATCACCCGGTACGAGCAGAGTGCGGGCCGTGTCGAGGCTCTCGGCCACAGCCTGGAGCTTCGCGTGGCTTCTACTGGCCAGGACGAGGTTGGCCCCCTCGTGGTGCAGACGGCGGGCGGTGGCGGCGCCGATGCCTCCGCTCGCGCCGGTGATGACGACGGTGCGTCCGTCGAATCGCTTCATGACGTCTCCTTCGGTGGTCGTTCGCCTACTGGACGGCGATGCGCAGGTCGTCGGCGCGGTCGGTGCGCTCTCAGGTGAACTCGGGAAGCTCCCGGCCGAAGTGCCCGTAGGCGGCGGTCTGGGCGTAGATCGGGCGCAGCAACTCAAGATCGCGAATGATCGCTCCGGGGCGTAGGTTGAAGACCTCCCGGACAGCACGCGCGATCGCCTGGTCCTCGACGGTGCCGGTCTCGAACGTTTCGACGTAGAGGCCGACGGGGTTGGCTTTGCCGATGGCGTAGGCGACCTGGACCTCAGCGCGTTCGGCGAGGCCTGCGGCGACGATGTTCTTCGCCACCCACCGCATCGCGTATGCTGCGGACCGGTCGACCTTGGACGGGTCCTTCCCGCGGAAGGCGCCGCCGTGCCGTGCTGCGCCCCCGTAGGTGTCGATGATGATCTTGCGTCCGGTCAACCCTGCGTCGGCCTTCGGGCCACCCATGACGAAGCTGCCGGAGGGGTTCACATGCAATTTCATGCCCGAGAGGTCCAGCCCGGTCTCCTCGACGACGGGGCGGATGACGGCATCGTCGAGAGCGTCACAAAGCTGGTCCTGCGTCATGTCGGGGTGATGTTGGGTGGAGACGACGACGGTGTCGACGGTGCGGGGCGTAGCCCCGTCGTAGCCGAGCGTGACCTGGGTCTTGCCGTCAGGTCGCAGGAACGGCAACTGGCCTGACTTTCGCGCTGTCGTGAGACGCTCGGCCAATCGGTGGGCAGTCCGGATTGCTAGAGGCATCAGTTCGGGGGTCTCGTTCGTGGCGTAGCCGAACATGAGGCCCTGGTCTCCTGCGCCCTGCTGGTCGTGGAGATAGGAGGCGGTGCCGTTGCGGGATTCTTCGGAGCTGCTGACGCCGTCGCCGATCTCGGGAGACTGTTCCCCGATCGACACGGTCACGCCACAGGAGTCGCCGTCGAAACCCATCTCACTGGAGGTGTAGCCGATGCCGTTGATGACGCGGCGGGCGATGGCGGCGATGTCGGCGTATCCGCTGGCGCGGATTTCTCCGGCGACATGGACCAGACCGGTAGTGACGAGCGTTTCCACGGCGGTGCGGGAGTGGGCGTCTTGAGTGATGAGTGTGTCAAGGATGTTGTCGCTGATCTGGTCGCAGATCTTGTCGGGGTGGCCTTCGGTCACCGATTCCGACGTGAAAAGTCGTAGCGTCATGGTTTGTCCTTCTTCTCGGGCGGTATCGCGGTCGGGTGGGCGGTGGGGAGCCCCGAGTGTGGTGCTCCCCACCGCCCGTGATCGCTTAGTGGGGTGCGGCGTTCAGCGTGGGCGTCTTGCGCAGGAGCACGGCCAGTCCGGCCAGGGCGGCGGCGCACGCTCCGATGACGATCAGGAGCACGGCGCGGTAACCGTCGGTGCCGGATGTCGAGAGCGCGGTGATGGTGGTGTAGATGCTGCCGAGCACGGTCACCGAGAGGAGGCTGCCGAATTCGTAGGAGACTTCCTCGACGGCGGAGGCCATGCCTGCGCGTTCGGGGGCGACGTTGGTGATGATCGTCGAGGACGCGACGGTGATCAGCACGCCGATGCCTGTGCCGGCGACGAACAGGCTCAGTCCCAGCCAGGTGATGTGGGTGTTGAGGGTGAGTGTGGCCAGGCCGTATCCGAGACCGGCCAGGACGGCCGCGACCAGCAGCAGCGCTCGCGGCCCGATGCGGGTCAGGAGCGAACCGCTGGCCAGGGAGGTGATCGTCGCGCCGACGGCGATGCAGCCTACGAGCAGCCCGGCCTGTAGGGGCGTGTACCCGGCGGCGGTCTGGAAATAGAGCGAGGTCACTGCCCCTATGCCGGCGAAGACGAAGGTGCTTAGCCCGGCGGCGAGGACACCGGCGGACACGGCGGCGTTACGGAAGATCGTGAAGTCCAGCAGCGGCGTGTCCAGTCGGCGCTGTCGGGTTACGAACAGCGCGAAGCCGGCCAGGGCGGCGACCAGCGAGATCCCGATGATCGTCGCGGACGGCGAGGTGGAGGCGATTTCCTTGATCGCGGCGACCAGCCCTGTCAGGCCCATGAGCGCCCAGATGGAGGAGACCAGGTCCCACGGGACGGCTGATTCTTCGGCGGCTTTCGGGGCGAAGATCGCGGTGAGGATGAACGTCACGATCACGATCGGCACGTTGATCAGGAACACTGACCCCCACCAGAACCACTCGAGCAGGAGCCCGCCGACGAGGGGCCCGAAAGCGATTCCACCGATCGACACGCTCGACCAGACTGCGATGGCGATGTTGCGTTCGCGTTCGTCGTCAAAGGTGATGCGGATGATCGCCAGGGTTGCCGGGAGCATGAGGGCTGCGCCGATGGCGAGCAGTGCGCGGGAGAAGATGAGGATGCCCGGTGTCGGTGAGAACGCCGCGATGAGCGAGGCCAGCCCGAACAGGGCGATCCCGAGGAGGAACACTCGTTTGTGGCCGTAGCGGTCTCCGAGGGTGCCGGTGCCCAGGAGCAGGCCGGTCATGACCAGCGGGTACATGTTGATGATCCACAGGGACTCGCTGGTGCTCGCCCCCAGAGCGTCCTCGAGCACGGGGACGGCGATGTAGAGGATCGAGGTGTCAATCGTGGCCAGCAGGAGGCCGAGGGAAACGGCGGTGAGGACGATCCATCGGCCTCGCTGGGCGCGGGTATCCGCGGGAGCGGGAGTGTCGGCGTCGAAGGTTCCGGGTCGGGTGTTGCCGTTGTCGTGAGTCATTCGGTGTGCTTTCTTTGGTCCCATTCGTTCTTGAGCATGGCGAAGGTGAACTCGTCACCCCATTCGCCCTTGAAGATCTCCAGCTCGCGGAAGTGAGCTTCCTTGCGCAGCCCGAGTCGTTCCATGAGCCGGGCGGAGGCGTCGTTTCTCGGGTCGCATCGCCCGATGATGCGGTGCAGGTTCAGGGTCTCGAATCCCAGTCGGAGCATTTCGACGGCCGCTTCCGAGGCGAGTCCTTTGCCCTGGTATTCGGGGTGGAAGACATATCCGAACTCGCCCTGGGAGTTGTCCCGGCTCAGCAGCGTCAGCAGCACGTAGCCGATGACGGTGCCGTTGTAGTCGACGGCCAGCAGGAGGGTGTCCCCGTCGTTTTCGAGCTTGGTCTGGGTCACCCGCTTGGCCAGTTCCTCGGCGTTGTCCGCGCGCGTGCGGGGCTCGTTGAAGAGGTACCTCGCGACGTCGTCGCGGGATTCGAAGTCGAACATGTCGTCTTCGTCTGCGGGCGTGAATGGTCTGATGATCAGGCGGGAGGTAGTGATGGGCTGATCGAGGTGGAACATTACTTTCTCCTTCTGCAGCACGTGTGTGCGGTCATGGTCAGTGCGACGCTGCCGGTGGCGTCCGACGGGTCGCGGTAGGGGTCGAGCAGGTCCGAGATTCGGTGCCGGTGGCCGTCGACGAACACGTCGCGAATCCTGACGGTATCGGCGATATCGTCCAGGGGGTCGCCGTCAATGATGAGCATGTCGGCATGTGCCCCGACGGTGAGTTGTCCGAGGAGTTCGCTGGCTCCGAGGGCTTTGGCCGCGTTGACCGTTCCGGTGCGCAGCGCGTCCACCGGGGTGAAGCCGTGGCGGACGAGGGCCCGGAGATTGGTGTGAATGCTGACGCCGAGGTCGTCCAAGGGGGCATCGGTACCGAGCACCACGAGGCCGCCGGCTTCGTTCACCGACCGCAACAGGTCCACGTCACCGCGGGTCCATGCCAGGTTGATGGGGTCGGGGTCCGTGGTAGCTTGCTCGGCCTTGTCCTGGAGTCGGCGGTAGTCCCACCAGGGGTAGAGCACCCGGGTGCGTTCATCGTCAACGAGGTCGCGGGAGTCGGCGTGGACTTCCGCTGCGAACAGCAGTGTCGATGACACCCAGAAGTCTCCGCCCGAGAGCAGGGACACGGTGTCGGCCGCGGTGAGTCCTTTCGCGGCGCTGAGGGTGCGGGAATAGCCGAGCCGGTTCCCGCCGCCGGTGTGCTCCATGCCGTGCAGACCCGAGGCGACTGCGGGGTAGACGTAGTGGGAGATCACGGGAATCCCATGGGCGGCGAGCCCGTCGACGAGTCGGCGCTCGAGGGTGACGGGGAGGCGCTGGTAGGACTTCACGCAGCTATAGCCGAGGGCGAGGATGCGTTCGATCTCCCGGTCGACCTGCTCAGCCGAAGTCACGCACCGCATGAACCCGAACGAGCACCGGTTGCCGTCGAGAGGCTCGCCGTTGTTGAGGAACCGCGGGCCGATACCGACGCCGGCGTGGACGGCTTCGCGTGTCTCGCGTGCTTCGTAGGCGAGGTCGCCGGCCGAGCGGCTGGTAGTCACGCCATAGGCCAGCCAGAGGCGGCCTTGCCGGTTTCCCCAGGCCCGGCCTCGCATGTGCCAGTGGTTGTGCATGTCGATCAACCCCGGTATCAGCGTGTACGGGGAGGCGTCGACGTCTGCCGTGTGGGCTTCATCGGCAGGCCGGATATCGGTGATCGTGCCGTCCTCAATCGTGACGTCGACGTTGTGCTGGTAGTCCTTGTCCACCCCGTTCCAGAGTCGTCCGGCGCGCAGCGTGAACCGCTCGGGTCGTGCCTGCCGGGTGTAATCGAGGGACGGCCGTACGTCGGCAGAGGCGGTGAGCAGATGGAACGTGCCCAAAGACAGGAACGCGACCTCTCCCGATGCGGAGCTGGTGACCCCGTCGGCGATCGCGTCGGAGGCGACGGTGGCCTCGGCGGTGACCCGCCCGGACCTGTCGACCGGGGCGCGGTGCAGCCTGCTTTCGCAGACCGCGTAGACTGCGGTGCCATCGGCAGCCCAGACGGGGCCGTCGTGGTTGCGTGTCGCGATCGACAGACCCGGTGAGAATGGTTGGGTGAACGTCTCACCGCTGGCGAGGTCGAGGACGAGCACCTCGTTGAGGCCGCTGTCCGAGCGTGGCGAGGCCGGCTGGTGCACGGCCATCGCGATCTTCTGAGAGTCAGGCGACCACGTCGCCTTTCCCGGTGTCTCGTGCCCGGTCAGCAGTTCGGTGACCGTGCCGGAGGCGAGCTCGAGCCGGTGCGTGCCGCCGGCTTCATCGTGGAACACCACTGATGTACCGTCCGGTGACACCGATGGCAGGAGCGCACCGTTCTTCTCGAATGTCAGCTGCGTGTCCGTGCCGTCGGCAGGGACGTGGCGCCACAAGTTGACGATTCCCTTCCGGTCGCTGGTGTAGATGATCGCGGCCCCGTCGGGTTCCCAGGAGGGATCGGCGTTGAAGTAGCCGTCGTCTGCGACCACGCTGGTGTC
This window contains:
- a CDS encoding ABC transporter ATP-binding protein, producing the protein MARSPRRLSLWTSSWAEVHGDPAASAETPLLQVRDLEMAYGDNKVLHGINLAIEAGESTLLLGESGSGKTTLARSIAGLNPGYTGDVLLRGKELAHSSRDRTLEHRKDVQYIFQSPFSSLNPRRTIGESMSVPLVMAGELSRDEQRAIVEETLEAVQLDRSFYDRRPGDLSGGERQRAAIGRALVNAPSVLVCDEITSALDVSVQASILQLLAELRYERGLSLLFVTHNIALARHIATRVAVLNKGVIVDDGPVDDVLDNPQHDYTRSLLANIPSL
- a CDS encoding SDR family NAD(P)-dependent oxidoreductase, translating into MKRFDGRTVVITGASGGIGAATARRLHHEGANLVLASRSHAKLQAVAESLDTARTLLVPGDLSAPETCTDLIKQADDAFGQIDGLVNNAGVAWEGSILDESFWDDWREAFAINTEAVIHLCRDVLPHLRQTQGAIVNVSSVAGIGGDWGMSIYSVTKGAVSNLTRALALDEGAHGVRVNAVCPTYVRTELTQYITDSPALVERFTERIPLRRAGEPEEVANAIAFLASDDARFITGVNLPVDGGLTASNGQPVFSSDSITD
- the metK gene encoding methionine adenosyltransferase, coding for MTLRLFTSESVTEGHPDKICDQISDNILDTLITQDAHSRTAVETLVTTGLVHVAGEIRASGYADIAAIARRVINGIGYTSSEMGFDGDSCGVTVSIGEQSPEIGDGVSSSEESRNGTASYLHDQQGAGDQGLMFGYATNETPELMPLAIRTAHRLAERLTTARKSGQLPFLRPDGKTQVTLGYDGATPRTVDTVVVSTQHHPDMTQDQLCDALDDAVIRPVVEETGLDLSGMKLHVNPSGSFVMGGPKADAGLTGRKIIIDTYGGAARHGGAFRGKDPSKVDRSAAYAMRWVAKNIVAAGLAERAEVQVAYAIGKANPVGLYVETFETGTVEDQAIARAVREVFNLRPGAIIRDLELLRPIYAQTAAYGHFGRELPEFT
- a CDS encoding MFS transporter — translated: MTHDNGNTRPGTFDADTPAPADTRAQRGRWIVLTAVSLGLLLATIDTSILYIAVPVLEDALGASTSESLWIINMYPLVMTGLLLGTGTLGDRYGHKRVFLLGIALFGLASLIAAFSPTPGILIFSRALLAIGAALMLPATLAIIRITFDDERERNIAIAVWSSVSIGGIAFGPLVGGLLLEWFWWGSVFLINVPIVIVTFILTAIFAPKAAEESAVPWDLVSSIWALMGLTGLVAAIKEIASTSPSATIIGISLVAALAGFALFVTRQRRLDTPLLDFTIFRNAAVSAGVLAAGLSTFVFAGIGAVTSLYFQTAAGYTPLQAGLLVGCIAVGATITSLASGSLLTRIGPRALLLVAAVLAGLGYGLATLTLNTHITWLGLSLFVAGTGIGVLITVASSTIITNVAPERAGMASAVEEVSYEFGSLLSVTVLGSIYTTITALSTSGTDGYRAVLLIVIGACAAALAGLAVLLRKTPTLNAAPH
- a CDS encoding GNAT family N-acetyltransferase encodes the protein MFHLDQPITTSRLIIRPFTPADEDDMFDFESRDDVARYLFNEPRTRADNAEELAKRVTQTKLENDGDTLLLAVDYNGTVIGYVLLTLLSRDNSQGEFGYVFHPEYQGKGLASEAAVEMLRLGFETLNLHRIIGRCDPRNDASARLMERLGLRKEAHFRELEIFKGEWGDEFTFAMLKNEWDQRKHTE
- a CDS encoding amidohydrolase family protein; translation: MDALISRRGFLQGGVAVAATAALLEPGTLAPRAHAGGAGATVSTATNITLSTHPGSDVTIIDVGNVLWRLPAGGGQARRLTDDVEDATWPSLTPNGRTVVFQSFRHGTYDLCALDLRTGAVTRLTTGTEDDQDPHVSPNGKDIVFISDAGGTSAVCRIGVRGGDRHVLIGTDDQRSYHSPRWHPGGKHIVYVADDTHIEQLHITTGSTKTLHTVEEGHTIRGLSYSPSGKLIYVVSHTPQAWLEHDGQRLTDPEDEEPAPLPAAWLSDTEFMYATSGEIRRRTLTGTSTSAVPFEVALSAAAAPAAIKPRLDLEAHGPALGLTGAALSPDGDRICFRALNALWLTDASGDTSVVADDGYFNADPSWEPDGAAIIYTSDRKGIVNLWRHVPADGTDTQLTFEKNGALLPSVSPDGTSVVFHDEAGGTHRLELASGTVTELLTGHETPGKATWSPDSQKIAMAVHQPASPRSDSGLNEVLVLDLASGETFTQPFSPGLSIATRNHDGPVWAADGTAVYAVCESRLHRAPVDRSGRVTAEATVASDAIADGVTSSASGEVAFLSLGTFHLLTASADVRPSLDYTRQARPERFTLRAGRLWNGVDKDYQHNVDVTIEDGTITDIRPADEAHTADVDASPYTLIPGLIDMHNHWHMRGRAWGNRQGRLWLAYGVTTSRSAGDLAYEARETREAVHAGVGIGPRFLNNGEPLDGNRCSFGFMRCVTSAEQVDREIERILALGYSCVKSYQRLPVTLERRLVDGLAAHGIPVISHYVYPAVASGLHGMEHTGGGNRLGYSRTLSAAKGLTAADTVSLLSGGDFWVSSTLLFAAEVHADSRDLVDDERTRVLYPWWDYRRLQDKAEQATTDPDPINLAWTRGDVDLLRSVNEAGGLVVLGTDAPLDDLGVSIHTNLRALVRHGFTPVDALRTGTVNAAKALGASELLGQLTVGAHADMLIIDGDPLDDIADTVRIRDVFVDGHRHRISDLLDPYRDPSDATGSVALTMTAHTCCRRRK